A window from Candidatus Dadabacteria bacterium encodes these proteins:
- a CDS encoding 16S rRNA (uracil(1498)-N(3))-methyltransferase, translating into MPRFPIRKEPSTEDDRTLRGKISESDYTHITKVLRLGAGDRITVFDAESTEYEGTITDLSPGTIALQVYSTRLLQTEPGLELNLFQAILKGNKMDGIISQATQLGVSGIFPLVSERTQVRSTAKVDRWNKIARESTKQCGRTVPPAVSKPVDFQRSLEIRNESEMKIVLYENQSELLRDYMGSHEKSVRTINLFIGPEGGFSEQEITLAKEKGYTVLGLGERILRAETASVVSLALLQSRYGDI; encoded by the coding sequence ATGCCGAGATTTCCGATCAGAAAAGAGCCATCCACAGAAGATGACAGAACCCTTCGCGGAAAAATATCCGAGAGCGACTACACGCATATAACGAAAGTGCTTAGACTAGGAGCTGGGGACCGCATAACCGTCTTTGATGCTGAATCCACCGAGTATGAAGGCACAATAACGGACCTCTCCCCTGGAACCATCGCCCTCCAGGTTTACAGCACCCGCCTGTTGCAGACAGAACCTGGACTGGAACTGAATCTCTTCCAAGCGATTCTCAAGGGAAACAAGATGGACGGGATAATAAGTCAGGCAACGCAACTCGGCGTATCGGGAATTTTCCCGTTAGTTTCCGAAAGGACCCAGGTAAGGTCAACCGCAAAGGTGGACAGATGGAACAAAATAGCTCGGGAATCGACAAAGCAGTGCGGAAGAACCGTGCCGCCTGCGGTTTCAAAACCGGTTGATTTTCAAAGGTCCCTTGAAATAAGAAACGAAAGCGAGATGAAGATAGTACTTTACGAAAACCAAAGCGAACTGCTCAGAGATTACATGGGTTCCCACGAGAAATCCGTAAGAACGATAAATCTCTTCATAGGCCCCGAGGGAGGTTTTTCGGAACAGGAAATTACCCTGGCAAAAGAAAAAGGCTATACGGTACTCGGGCTTGGAGAAAGAATACTGAGGGCGGAAACGGCTTCAGTGGTAAGCCTAGCGCTTTTGCAGTCCCGCTACGGGGATATCTAA
- a CDS encoding PaaI family thioesterase: MSTKPIRLPSGHPEIFDTMKIEILRMENGESELSMPFLEEYTQHYGMLHGGAIFTLADAACGVAVASVAKEGKKFLTSGMNINYLEPIREGITICRAKVLRQGRIMPVESEVWNSGVCAAKASAIYTLVD; this comes from the coding sequence ATGAGCACGAAGCCCATAAGACTTCCCTCAGGTCACCCGGAGATCTTCGACACGATGAAAATAGAGATCCTGCGCATGGAAAACGGAGAGTCAGAGCTCTCCATGCCGTTTCTTGAGGAATATACGCAGCACTACGGAATGCTCCACGGCGGTGCCATTTTCACGCTGGCGGATGCGGCCTGCGGAGTTGCGGTTGCCAGTGTCGCAAAAGAGGGGAAAAAGTTTCTTACGTCTGGAATGAATATAAATTATCTGGAACCAATCAGGGAAGGCATTACGATTTGTCGTGCCAAAGTGCTCAGACAGGGAAGAATAATGCCTGTTGAGAGCGAGGTCTGGAATTCGGGTGTTTGCGCGGCGAAAGCCAGCGCCATTTATACTCTGGTTGATTGA
- a CDS encoding ribosome maturation factor RimP, translated as MQEAYGELEKAILEVLHPIVEENSCEFVDIKYLRERGGRVLRIFLDKEGGVTVDDCANVSRELGVVLDAYDIMPKHSYTLEVSSPGLRRPLNRQSDYERFKGRKVKIKTTDPVEDRRVFSGTLLGMRGEMILVEVEGRSYSVPFGSVSRANLEIDFGKGARK; from the coding sequence GTGCAAGAGGCATACGGCGAGCTTGAAAAAGCGATTTTGGAAGTTCTTCACCCGATTGTGGAGGAGAATTCCTGCGAGTTTGTGGATATAAAGTACCTGAGGGAAAGAGGGGGCAGGGTTTTGAGGATATTCCTTGATAAAGAGGGCGGAGTTACAGTCGATGACTGCGCGAACGTAAGCAGGGAACTTGGCGTCGTTCTAGATGCCTACGACATAATGCCTAAGCATTCTTACACCCTTGAGGTTTCTTCTCCAGGTCTCAGAAGGCCGCTTAACAGGCAGAGCGACTACGAGAGGTTCAAGGGAAGAAAGGTGAAGATAAAAACCACGGATCCGGTCGAAGACAGAAGGGTCTTTTCTGGAACGCTTCTCGGAATGAGAGGAGAAATGATCTTGGTGGAAGTCGAGGGTCGTTCGTACAGCGTGCCTTTCGGCTCCGTCAGCAGGGCGAACTTGGAAATTGATTTTGGGAAAGGAGCGAGAAAATGA
- the cobA gene encoding uroporphyrinogen-III C-methyltransferase, with protein sequence MSEKKGRVYLIGAGPGDAGLLTLRGKELLGKAQVVIYDSLVNPQILKFCRPDAELVFAGKTIGQAHISQEEINKLLVNRAKEGKTVARLKGGDPFVFGRGGEEVEEVVKNGIDIEIVPGVSSVTAVPAYGGIPITHRRYNSSFAVFTGHHQGEDSDYDPAEIETMVFLMGLSKLESIMKKLLGLGKEASTPVAVISCGTLPEQKSVVGTISDIAEKTRVLDVQTPATIVVGEVASLAEAIGWYEKKPLFGKTIMVTREKEASSEFAELLGSCGAKTIEFPTIEIKPVRNTREQKLSVQNLADYDFLVFTSVNGVSNYFDVLASHGKDSRELKGKKIIAIGEKTSEELLKYNLSVDYMPRVYTAEGIISLAEKLNLDGKKILIPRALVARELLPDTLQGMGAEVEVLCVYETLVPDHAKQELDLIKMKFSSAEIDLVTFTSSSTVTNFFSLFGEDPELFDKTGFACIGPVTAATLLGHGFTPVVTADIHTTRSLKEKILDFYLS encoded by the coding sequence ATGAGCGAAAAAAAAGGCAGGGTTTATCTGATCGGCGCGGGGCCTGGCGACGCGGGCCTTCTTACCCTCAGGGGAAAGGAACTGCTCGGGAAAGCACAGGTGGTAATCTACGATTCACTTGTAAACCCGCAGATTCTTAAGTTCTGCCGTCCTGATGCGGAACTTGTCTTTGCCGGCAAGACAATCGGACAGGCTCATATATCCCAGGAAGAGATAAACAAACTCCTCGTAAACAGGGCAAAAGAGGGAAAAACTGTGGCAAGGCTGAAGGGAGGAGATCCGTTCGTTTTCGGAAGGGGAGGAGAGGAGGTTGAGGAGGTCGTCAAAAACGGTATCGATATCGAGATTGTGCCGGGAGTAAGCTCCGTTACCGCGGTGCCGGCTTACGGGGGAATTCCCATTACTCACAGGCGTTACAATTCGTCTTTCGCAGTCTTTACCGGGCACCACCAAGGAGAGGATTCTGACTACGATCCGGCTGAGATCGAAACGATGGTGTTCCTCATGGGACTGAGCAAACTCGAGAGCATAATGAAAAAACTGCTTGGGCTGGGAAAGGAAGCGTCTACCCCCGTTGCCGTTATATCCTGTGGCACGCTACCCGAACAGAAATCTGTCGTGGGGACCATTTCCGACATAGCGGAAAAAACCAGAGTTCTTGACGTCCAGACTCCGGCAACCATAGTGGTCGGAGAGGTGGCCTCGCTCGCAGAAGCGATAGGATGGTATGAAAAAAAGCCGCTTTTCGGAAAGACCATAATGGTAACTAGGGAGAAGGAAGCATCATCCGAGTTCGCGGAACTTCTAGGCTCCTGCGGGGCAAAAACCATCGAATTTCCCACAATCGAAATAAAGCCCGTAAGAAATACCAGAGAGCAGAAACTTTCGGTACAGAATCTCGCAGACTATGATTTCCTCGTGTTCACGAGTGTGAACGGAGTAAGCAACTATTTCGATGTGCTCGCTTCCCATGGAAAGGACTCGCGGGAACTTAAAGGCAAAAAGATAATAGCCATAGGGGAAAAAACTTCTGAGGAACTTCTAAAGTACAACCTCTCAGTGGATTACATGCCCAGAGTCTATACCGCCGAAGGAATAATCTCGCTTGCCGAAAAGCTTAATCTCGACGGCAAAAAAATACTTATCCCGAGAGCGCTTGTGGCAAGAGAGCTTCTCCCGGACACGCTACAGGGAATGGGAGCCGAAGTAGAAGTGCTCTGCGTTTATGAAACGCTTGTTCCCGACCACGCAAAGCAGGAGCTTGACCTGATAAAAATGAAATTCTCCAGTGCAGAGATAGACCTTGTAACGTTCACAAGTTCCTCAACCGTAACAAATTTCTTTTCGCTTTTTGGAGAAGATCCAGAGCTTTTCGACAAGACCGGGTTTGCCTGCATAGGACCCGTAACGGCCGCGACGCTACTCGGCCACGGTTTTACCCCGGTGGTAACCGCTGACATCCATACGACCCGTAGCCTTAAAGAAAAAATCCTGGACTTTTATCTCTCATAA
- the uvrB gene encoding excinuclease ABC subunit UvrB produces the protein MDPRKSLFNLKSPFEPKGDQPQAISALGEGLRRGHKDQVLLGVTGSGKTFTIAHVIRDAGRPTLILVHNKTLAAQIYAELRDFFPDNEVHYFVSYYDYYQPEAYIPETDTYIEKDASINEYIDRMRHAATKALFRRRDVIIVSSVSAIYGIGAPKVYYGMLTEIEVGMEISRNDFALRLEEVRYERKIDELDRGTYRVRGDVVDVFPSHEESVALRVEFFGDSIETIRAIDPLSGRSVGDVREVSIFPGSHYVAPKSILEEAVESIGRELEQRLAELRGRGMELEADRLEERTRFDLELLDTMGFCPGIENYSRYISGRRPGDPPYTLLDYFPEDFLCVIDESHQMVPQLRGMYLGDRSRKLSLVENGFRLPSAFDNRPLNFEEFERKVGQVVYVSATPGPYELGQAGGNIVEQIIRPTGLADPLIEIRPAQNQVDDLFDELRKVADGGQRALVTTLTKKMAEDLTDYYRELGLRVEYLHSEIDTLERIRIVRDLRAARFDILIGINLLREGLDIPEVSLVAVLDADKEGYLRSETSLVQIFGRAARNVSGRAILYADAITGSMRAAMAETRRRRSIQMEYNAENNIVPRSIEKNITDVLGSIYESDYLKISGTDEEDLLDMPPNKIPEAVAKLSREMKSAAKKLEFEKAAEFRNRIKKLQELELKYAEGVA, from the coding sequence ATGGATCCTAGGAAATCTTTGTTTAATCTCAAAAGCCCCTTTGAACCCAAGGGAGATCAGCCCCAGGCCATCTCCGCTCTGGGCGAAGGACTGAGACGCGGACACAAGGATCAGGTCCTCCTCGGAGTTACGGGAAGCGGCAAGACCTTCACCATAGCCCACGTTATCCGCGACGCGGGACGTCCCACCCTGATACTTGTTCACAACAAGACCCTGGCCGCCCAGATATACGCGGAACTGCGCGATTTTTTCCCCGACAACGAAGTTCACTACTTCGTGAGCTACTACGACTACTACCAGCCCGAAGCCTATATACCGGAGACCGACACGTACATAGAAAAGGACGCCTCGATAAACGAATACATAGACCGCATGCGCCACGCCGCCACCAAGGCTCTTTTCAGACGAAGGGACGTGATAATCGTTTCAAGCGTTTCGGCTATCTACGGGATCGGGGCGCCCAAGGTTTATTACGGCATGCTTACCGAAATCGAAGTGGGAATGGAGATCTCAAGAAACGATTTTGCCCTGAGGCTTGAGGAGGTACGTTACGAAAGAAAGATTGATGAGCTTGACAGAGGCACTTACAGGGTGAGGGGTGACGTGGTGGATGTATTCCCTTCGCATGAGGAATCGGTTGCGCTCAGGGTCGAGTTTTTCGGGGACTCAATCGAGACGATACGCGCTATAGACCCGCTGAGCGGCCGGTCGGTCGGGGACGTGCGGGAAGTTTCCATTTTTCCTGGCTCGCATTACGTGGCTCCCAAAAGCATTCTTGAAGAGGCCGTGGAGAGCATAGGCAGGGAGCTTGAGCAGAGGCTCGCTGAGCTCAGGGGACGTGGCATGGAACTTGAGGCCGACCGTCTTGAGGAAAGAACCAGGTTTGATCTTGAACTGCTCGATACCATGGGCTTCTGTCCCGGCATCGAGAATTACTCGAGGTATATCTCGGGGCGGCGTCCCGGAGACCCTCCTTACACGCTTCTTGATTATTTCCCGGAAGACTTTCTCTGCGTGATCGACGAGAGTCACCAGATGGTTCCGCAGCTGCGGGGTATGTACCTTGGTGACAGGAGCAGAAAGCTTTCTCTGGTTGAAAACGGTTTCAGGCTTCCTTCCGCGTTTGATAACCGTCCCCTTAATTTTGAGGAGTTCGAGAGGAAGGTCGGGCAGGTTGTATACGTCTCGGCCACCCCGGGTCCCTATGAACTCGGACAGGCGGGCGGCAACATTGTCGAGCAGATAATACGCCCGACGGGGCTTGCGGACCCGCTGATTGAAATCCGCCCCGCCCAGAACCAGGTGGACGATCTGTTCGATGAACTGAGAAAAGTGGCTGACGGGGGGCAGAGAGCGCTCGTTACGACGCTTACCAAGAAAATGGCCGAGGACCTTACGGACTATTACAGGGAGCTTGGCCTGCGGGTTGAGTACCTGCATTCGGAGATTGACACCCTAGAGAGGATAAGGATCGTGAGGGATCTGCGAGCCGCCAGGTTCGACATTCTGATCGGAATAAACCTGCTGCGGGAGGGGCTCGATATCCCCGAGGTTTCTCTCGTCGCCGTGCTTGACGCCGACAAGGAAGGGTACCTTCGTTCAGAGACGTCGCTTGTTCAGATTTTCGGCCGGGCCGCGAGAAACGTTTCAGGCAGGGCGATTCTCTACGCGGACGCGATAACCGGATCGATGCGTGCCGCCATGGCGGAAACCCGCAGAAGAAGAAGTATCCAGATGGAATACAACGCGGAAAACAATATAGTTCCCAGAAGCATCGAAAAGAACATAACCGACGTACTGGGCTCCATATACGAGTCTGACTACCTCAAGATTTCCGGTACGGATGAAGAGGACCTCCTCGATATGCCTCCGAACAAGATTCCAGAGGCCGTAGCCAAGCTTTCAAGGGAGATGAAGTCTGCCGCGAAGAAACTTGAATTCGAAAAGGCCGCCGAATTCAGAAACAGGATAAAGAAACTTCAGGAGCTGGAACTCAAATACGCTGAAGGGGTCGCGTGA
- a CDS encoding cytochrome c yields the protein MKKAFICGLYIFFLLFFFSFQLFPTYSRAQSLGEEIFIQGKCARCHTLGRGRFVGPDLLGVGDKYSRDDLIRWAKDPESIYAERKKKPINEGYPPMPPMNLSESDAQKVADYLLGYAHPPDLSESGMITGQVRNVTTQKPQEGQDVVLISYMGDRPEDRHFAKSDSLGGFSFPSLRWDRSYEIMLFHQGVQYVSGKMVFLPGEDEITLDLPVYDTTSSDENIFLLSLNVIIYPDDEGAKVNVTSLHAFENSGNTVFTGEQTELDTTTLVFPIPEEAVDVTFSDSVNPEAVVRKEKKLYSRLPFLPGMKRVALGYSLPLSQIGGKFSIGFDYEVGELAVFVRKTELGIRIKRPGAVAEEIMIHDEAFLKYVLSDVKTGSIVVAVSNTSFLKGNLGRYLPVALFFVFAAVGAMYFFCRENRSSSI from the coding sequence ATGAAAAAAGCGTTTATATGCGGCCTTTACATTTTTTTTCTTCTTTTTTTCTTTTCTTTTCAGTTGTTCCCAACTTATTCACGAGCGCAATCCCTTGGAGAGGAAATTTTCATACAAGGGAAATGCGCAAGATGCCATACGCTTGGAAGGGGTAGGTTCGTGGGCCCCGACCTTCTGGGTGTAGGGGATAAGTACTCAAGGGATGATCTGATCAGATGGGCCAAGGACCCGGAAAGCATCTACGCGGAGAGAAAGAAAAAACCGATAAACGAAGGTTATCCTCCGATGCCGCCTATGAATCTTTCAGAAAGCGATGCCCAGAAGGTTGCCGATTACCTCCTGGGTTACGCGCATCCCCCCGACCTTTCGGAAAGCGGGATGATAACGGGGCAGGTAAGGAACGTCACAACGCAGAAACCGCAAGAGGGTCAGGATGTCGTTTTGATTTCATACATGGGGGACAGGCCCGAAGATCGGCACTTCGCCAAATCGGATTCGCTGGGCGGATTCTCTTTTCCCTCGCTGCGGTGGGACAGAAGCTATGAGATCATGCTTTTTCACCAGGGAGTCCAGTACGTTTCGGGAAAGATGGTTTTTCTTCCGGGAGAGGACGAAATCACCCTCGATCTCCCTGTCTACGACACCACAAGCTCGGATGAGAACATCTTTCTGCTGTCGTTAAACGTGATTATCTACCCGGATGACGAGGGCGCCAAGGTGAATGTAACCTCCCTTCATGCCTTTGAGAACTCGGGCAATACCGTTTTTACCGGAGAGCAGACAGAATTGGATACTACGACGCTTGTCTTTCCGATTCCCGAGGAGGCGGTGGACGTTACTTTTTCAGACAGTGTTAATCCGGAGGCCGTCGTAAGGAAAGAAAAAAAGCTTTACAGCAGACTTCCTTTTCTTCCGGGGATGAAAAGGGTTGCTCTTGGTTATTCTCTCCCTCTTTCGCAAATCGGGGGGAAGTTCTCGATAGGTTTTGACTATGAAGTCGGTGAACTTGCGGTATTTGTAAGAAAAACGGAACTCGGAATCCGGATAAAACGGCCCGGGGCGGTTGCAGAAGAGATCATGATTCACGACGAGGCGTTTTTGAAATACGTCCTGTCTGACGTAAAAACCGGCAGCATAGTTGTAGCCGTTTCCAATACTTCCTTTCTTAAAGGCAACCTCGGCAGATATCTGCCCGTGGCACTCTTCTTTGTCTTTGCCGCCGTGGGAGCCATGTATTTTTTCTGCCGGGAAAACAGATCTTCAAGTATATAA
- a CDS encoding MFS transporter translates to MSDTQKNPPPLLNRSFVLVTFLGCLYFFNFHSFLLLPIRISDLGGTEKIVGFVMGIAGLSTLFLTPYAGHITDRYGKKLFVLLGFALLAASTFPLAFLDRVDYLYYVIRIVHGCSFSLFFVAAGALTVDVSSEQRRAQALGIYGVFTIINYAIAPYVGSILIKNFGFDFFIFFLTATALLGFLASFMIREGKKVPVPKDGGRSYVDCLRDKATFVSSATLFICGAAFITTFNFVSIFSLSINIENFHVYFLSYTLSVLAIRLFLGWVPDRYGKWKIASPFVFFLGLSVFMLSFVHEVKLLVLCGIIFGCAHGFVYPSIYSIIIESNPKEARAKAFAISSVSFTGGGMLGSFVFGVVAEFFGFRTMFVSIALMVFLSFLFFTRSSVLKEREI, encoded by the coding sequence ATGAGCGACACGCAGAAAAATCCGCCACCCTTACTTAACAGAAGCTTTGTCCTCGTGACCTTTCTCGGGTGTCTTTACTTCTTTAACTTTCATTCGTTTCTCCTTCTGCCCATTAGAATTTCTGATCTGGGGGGGACTGAGAAGATCGTGGGGTTCGTTATGGGCATCGCGGGGCTCAGCACCCTTTTTCTTACTCCTTACGCGGGTCACATAACCGACAGGTACGGGAAGAAGCTGTTTGTGCTGCTGGGGTTCGCATTGCTCGCCGCCTCGACGTTTCCGCTGGCTTTCTTAGACAGGGTCGATTACCTCTACTACGTTATCAGGATAGTTCACGGCTGCTCTTTCTCCCTTTTCTTTGTCGCGGCGGGGGCACTTACGGTTGATGTCTCAAGCGAGCAGAGAAGGGCTCAGGCGCTCGGCATATACGGTGTCTTCACTATAATAAACTACGCTATTGCCCCTTATGTAGGTTCCATTCTGATAAAGAATTTCGGTTTTGATTTTTTTATTTTTTTCCTCACCGCTACGGCACTTTTGGGTTTTTTAGCCTCCTTTATGATCCGGGAGGGAAAGAAAGTGCCAGTGCCAAAAGACGGGGGACGAAGCTATGTGGACTGTCTTCGGGACAAAGCTACATTTGTGTCCTCCGCAACGCTCTTTATATGCGGGGCGGCGTTTATAACAACGTTTAACTTCGTCTCCATCTTCTCTCTTTCAATAAACATAGAGAACTTTCACGTTTATTTTCTTTCTTACACCCTTTCTGTGCTTGCGATCAGGTTGTTTCTCGGCTGGGTTCCGGACAGGTACGGGAAGTGGAAAATTGCTTCTCCCTTTGTTTTCTTCCTGGGATTGAGTGTTTTCATGCTGAGTTTTGTGCACGAGGTAAAACTGCTTGTTCTCTGCGGAATCATATTCGGCTGCGCGCACGGATTTGTGTATCCTTCAATATATTCAATCATAATAGAATCGAATCCGAAGGAGGCTAGGGCAAAGGCTTTTGCCATAAGCAGCGTCTCGTTCACGGGCGGCGGAATGTTAGGGTCTTTTGTTTTCGGAGTCGTCGCGGAGTTCTTCGGATTCAGGACGATGTTTGTTTCAATAGCGCTTATGGTATTTCTAAGTTTCTTATTTTTCACCCGAAGTTCAGTCTTAAAGGAGCGCGAAATATGA
- a CDS encoding AAA family ATPase yields MKLRKFTVKEFRSIWDSNAIEVDDKVTCLVGKNESGKTALLHALYRTNPIIAKDALFDETYDYPKREVEDYRLSIQNGERKEAVVVESVYDLEEDDIEIVSEKFGPDALKESFFTLSTYYGERNRQFRLEANDKAAIMYLSKNPDLPIPLSEKLVATNNWDEFIQILRDAETEQTETVSNLLELAEKIEEGENLAHYIYNSLLRPRIPKFLYFDEYYQMQGCANINALIQREEEGQLEGSDRPLLGLISLARLNVNELVNITNTTELKNKLEGASNHLTRRIMKYWSQNKHIRIRFDVRDAKSRDPQGMQEGVNIWGEIYDTMHLAHTPLGSRSRGFVWFFSFLAWYESVKKKQQNVILLLDEPGLSLHGRAQADLLEYFEAELSDHQLIYSTHSPFMVDPQHFDRVRIVQDLSIDADQELPREEDGTKVLTNVFDATEDSLFPLQGALGYEIQQTLFIGPNCLIVEGPSDMFYIRAISCELEREGREGLSEKWVITPVGGSGKVPAFVSLLAPQKGLNVTTLLDIKKKDKQIIEDLYKKKLLKKKQVLTYAEFIGKKEADIEDLFDREFYVGLLNAEFKRELKKPIDPSKLNERVPRILKAIEDHLSENPSAFKSGSFSHYRPAQYFTENITYLWETISSETKDTFEGVFQKLNNLL; encoded by the coding sequence ATGAAACTTAGAAAATTTACAGTAAAAGAATTTAGAAGCATTTGGGACTCGAATGCTATCGAAGTTGATGACAAGGTAACCTGTCTGGTCGGCAAAAATGAATCTGGCAAAACAGCGTTACTCCACGCACTATATAGAACTAACCCGATTATTGCCAAGGATGCTCTCTTTGACGAAACCTACGATTATCCAAAGCGTGAAGTTGAAGATTACCGGCTCAGCATTCAAAACGGAGAACGCAAAGAAGCTGTAGTTGTTGAAAGCGTATATGATCTCGAAGAGGATGACATAGAGATTGTTTCCGAAAAGTTCGGGCCAGATGCTTTAAAAGAATCTTTTTTTACTCTTAGTACATATTATGGCGAACGAAACAGACAATTTCGCCTAGAAGCTAACGACAAAGCAGCAATTATGTATCTGTCTAAAAACCCTGATCTTCCAATTCCTTTATCAGAAAAGTTAGTAGCGACAAACAATTGGGATGAGTTTATACAAATACTGCGAGATGCAGAGACAGAACAAACGGAAACTGTTTCTAACTTATTAGAATTAGCCGAAAAGATTGAAGAAGGAGAAAATCTGGCACATTACATCTATAATTCCTTGCTTCGTCCTCGCATACCTAAGTTCCTGTATTTTGACGAATACTATCAGATGCAGGGTTGTGCAAACATTAATGCGTTGATTCAACGAGAAGAAGAAGGACAACTAGAGGGTTCTGATCGCCCTCTTCTTGGACTTATAAGCCTTGCACGGCTCAATGTAAATGAACTTGTTAACATCACCAACACTACAGAACTCAAAAACAAACTGGAAGGTGCAAGCAATCATCTTACCAGACGCATAATGAAATACTGGTCGCAAAATAAACATATCAGAATAAGGTTTGATGTTCGCGACGCAAAGTCGAGAGACCCACAAGGCATGCAAGAAGGGGTTAATATATGGGGTGAGATTTATGACACGATGCATTTAGCACACACACCATTAGGTTCTAGGTCCCGAGGTTTTGTCTGGTTTTTCTCGTTTTTAGCTTGGTATGAGAGCGTCAAAAAGAAACAACAGAATGTAATTTTATTGCTTGATGAACCAGGGCTTTCGTTGCATGGACGTGCACAAGCTGACTTGCTTGAATACTTTGAAGCGGAACTTTCCGACCACCAACTTATATATTCAACGCATTCTCCCTTTATGGTTGACCCACAACATTTTGATCGTGTTCGGATTGTCCAAGATTTAAGCATTGACGCTGATCAAGAATTGCCAAGAGAAGAAGACGGCACAAAAGTCTTAACTAACGTTTTTGACGCAACAGAGGATAGCCTTTTTCCTCTACAAGGTGCTCTTGGATATGAAATACAACAAACGCTTTTTATTGGACCTAATTGTCTGATAGTCGAAGGACCCTCCGATATGTTCTACATTCGAGCGATTTCCTGTGAGCTTGAACGTGAGGGCCGGGAAGGTTTGTCGGAGAAATGGGTTATCACGCCGGTTGGAGGTAGCGGAAAAGTCCCTGCTTTTGTTTCTCTTCTTGCTCCCCAAAAGGGCTTGAATGTCACCACCTTGTTAGACATCAAGAAAAAAGATAAGCAGATTATCGAGGATTTATATAAAAAGAAGTTGCTTAAGAAGAAACAGGTTCTGACTTATGCCGAGTTCATAGGCAAAAAAGAGGCTGATATAGAGGACTTGTTTGATCGTGAATTTTATGTTGGACTTCTGAATGCCGAGTTTAAGAGGGAGTTGAAAAAACCTATAGATCCATCGAAACTAAACGAAAGGGTGCCGAGAATACTTAAAGCCATAGAAGATCATCTTTCTGAAAACCCCTCTGCCTTCAAATCAGGCTCTTTTAGCCATTATCGTCCAGCACAATACTTTACCGAAAATATAACTTACCTGTGGGAAACAATCTCTAGTGAAACGAAAGACACATTTGAAGGTGTTTTTCAAAAACTCAATAATTTACTATAA